The Pseudonocardia broussonetiae DNA segment CCGTCGGTCCGAGGAGCGGCCGCCACCGCCGGGCCCGGGGGTCGCCGTCCACGAGGACGGCCTTGACCAGCAGGGTCAGCGGTACCGCCAGGATGGCGCCGATCGGCCCGATGACGACGGCCCAGAACAGCACCGAGAACAGGGTCAGCGTCTGGCTCAGCGAGACGGCCTGCCCCACGACGCGCGGCTGGATGATCGACTGCACCAACCCGTTGATCACGGCGTAGACGACCAGCACCGCGATCGCCGTCGGCCAGCCACCGACGAGGAACCCGAAGAGCAGGGGCGGGACGAGCGCGACGAAGTAGCCGACGTTGGGGATGTAGCTGCAGAGGAAGGCGAGCAGACCCCACAGCAGCGCCGCCGGGACGCCCAGGACGGCCAGGGCGATGGTGTTGAGCGTGCCCTGCACGATGCCGAGCGCCGTGGTCACCACCATGTAGCGCCGCACGTTCGACGTGTACGTCTCCATGGCCCCGACCAGGTCCGGGTCGACCGCCGCGAGCTGACCGAAGATCACGCGCGTGTACGACGAGTCCGACGCCATCAGGATCATCATCGTGAGGACGATCACCAGCGCCCCGGTGAGGTCCAGGACCCCGCCCAGCGCACCGGCCACCGTGCCGACGACGTTGCGCGGATCCGCTCCGGCCACGGCCGCCTGGATCTGCTCCTGACCGATACCGAGACCCTCCAGCCAGCGGGCGACGAGCGAACCGATCCGGGCGAACTGCTCGGAGTAGGTCGGCAGCATCGCGATGAACTCGATCAGCGCGATCATCAGCGCGTAGACGAACGCCGCCAGCACCGCGAACACGACGAGAGCGACCGCGGTCGTGGCGATCCCCCTGGGGACGCCCCGCGCCCGCAACCGGACGCGGACGGGCGCCGCGCAGATCGTGAGGACGAGGGTGAGCAGTGTCGGGGCCAGGATGCCGCGCAGGACGCTCATGCCGACCGCGATCACGACCGCGGCAGCCAGGCCCAGGAGGATGCTCGAGGCGCGCGGGTACCTGCCGGAGGATCCGCCGGAGACCGCACCGGCCGTGTCGTCGCCGGGGCTCGCGGCGCCGGCCTGGACCGGCACCGGCTGGGGAACGACCATCAGGGGCCTCCTGGCTGCGCTCGTCCGACTCCCGGCGATCGTGGCGTCCCGTCCCGCGGGGCCCCTCATCCCCGGCGGGTGAAACGAGCACGGCCGACCAGTGCGGCCCCGTCATCCCCGGCGGGTGGTGCCCGGCGACCCGGTACGTCGGACGCTCAACCGGTGCCCCGGTGAGGGGCAGCGCCGATGTCGCAGCGCAGGGAGGGTGGCGCTGTGCCGCCCCGGCGCCGCGGCGGGCCGGAGGGGGGCGGGCTCGCGTCGTGAGCATCGAGGTCGTCCTGCTGGCGCTGACGGCGGTGGTCCGCCCGACGAGCGCGGCCGTGGTCGTCGCGATCCTGTCGACCGGGCGGCCGCGGCGCCTGCTGACGGCGTACGTGCTCTCCGGTCTCGCCTTCAGTCTCGCCGTCGGCGCCCTGGTCCTCCTCATCGTCCAGCACGTCGGTCCGGCGCGGGCGGCGACCGCCCGGCCGGTCGTCGACGTCGTCCTCGGTCTCCTCCTGCTCGGCTGCGCCGGAGCCGACCGGATCGGGTACGTGCCGAGTCACGACCCCGGGCCCGCCGGGAGTCCGCGGTGGCTGCAGCGACGACTGGACCGCCTGTCGCCCTCCGGCGCCGCGACCCTCGGCGTGTTCCTGCACCTGCCGGGCGTGGTCTACCTCGCCGCGCTCAACGCGATCGCCGGCTACGCGCCCGGCACGGTGTCCGACGTGGTGCAGCTGTCGATCTACAACGCGTTCCGCCTCGGCGTGCCCCTCGTGGCACTGGTCCTGTCGACCTACCGCCTCACCGCGACCAGGGACTCCCTGGCGCGCGCCACCTCGTGGTCGATGCGTCACCGGAGGGGTCTCGTCGTGGCCTTCTGCGGCACGCTGGGGGCCTACCTGCTCCTGACCGGTGCTGTCGATCTCGCCCGGGGCCGGTGACGTCGGCCGCGACGCCGCACCGGGGCGGCTCACCCCGACCGGGTGAGGCTCCGGCTCCTCCGCGGTGGTGCGGTGGCCCGGGTCGCACCGTCCCCTCGGCCCGGGACGCGGCGGACGTCCGCCGGCGGGTCGCCGGACAGGGGCCCCGGGACACGCAGGGAACGGAGCAGACGATGTCGAGCACGCATGACCAGCCGGTCGGCCGGGAGGACCTGGGCCACCCGAACGGCCGCCCGGAGGGCACCCTGGAGGTGCCGGCACGGTCCCGGCGCGACGCTGCGACGGAGCCGCCGCAGGCACGGGTCGCGGCAGCCGCTCCCCCGCCCGGCCGTCTGCGGCACCCCGCCGAGGTCCCGTTCTTCCTCTTCATGGTCGTCCTGAACGTGGTCATCGTCGTCGCGATCCTGCAGGCCGCCATCTTCCTGCCGTTCCTCCCCGAGTCGCTCAGGGAGTCCGGGTGGGCGCTCGCCGTCCGCAGCGCCCTGATCGGGCTGCTGCTGCTGGTCCCGGTCCTCGTCGTGGTGCGGGAGACGCAGCGCGCTTCCGTGCGGGGGAACGCCGTGGCACTGTCCCCGAGCCAGTTCCCCGACCTCTACGAGACCGCCGAGGGCTTCGCGGCCGCGCTCGGGCTGAAGCGCCGACCGGACATCTTCCTGATGAACGGCAACGGCGCGCTGAACGCCTTCGCCGCGCAGGCGACGGGCCACGACTACGTGGTGCTGTCCAACGAGCTGTTCGCCAACCTCTGGAACGACAACCGCGACGGGCTGCGGTTCATCCTCGGGCACGAGATGGGCCACGTCCGCCTGCACCACGTCGCGCTCTGGTACCAGATCGCCGTCGCCTACTCCGAGCGGATCCCGCTGCTCGGGCCGGCCCTGTCCCGACTGCGCGAGTACTCCTGCGACCGGCACGGGGCGTACCTGTCGCCCGGCGGGGCGACGGGGCTGGTGCTGCTCGCCTCCGGCCGGTACACGGAGAACGACGTGCACCTGGACGAGCTCGTCGAGCAGGGACGGCGGCTCCACGGCTTCTGGGTCGGTCTCGCGCAGCTGCCGATGACGCACCCGTACACGGTGCGGCGACTCGAGCGCCTGTACGGCGTCGGCCTGTTCGGTGCCGACGCGAAGCGCCCCGCCTGACACGGGGACGTCGCCGAGCCGCCGGGCGGCGGCCACGAGGAGGGGTGTCGCGTGACGGCCACGACGAACGGCAGGCCCGGCGGGCGACCGGATGGCGACACCACCGTGGTGCAGCGGCTCCGGACGCGCTACCGGTCACTGGACCACCTGCTGCGGGCGGGCGTCCGGTACACGCAGCACCACGGCGACCACTACGCCGCCGCGGTCACGTTCTTCAGCGTGCTGTCGCTCGTCCCGCTCCTGATGATCGGCGTCGCGATCGCCGGTTACGTGCTGCACCTCGATCCCGCGCTGCTCGGGGAGGTGCGGAGGGCCATCACCTCGGCCGCACCACCCGGGCTCGCCGGACCGATCAACGAGATCATCGACCAGGCGGTCGCGCAGCGGAACGTCGTGGCGGGGGTCGGTCTCCTGGCGGCGCTGTACTCCGGCATCGGATGGACGTCGAACCTGCGGGACGCGCTGTCGGAGCAGTGGGCACAACCGCCGGATCCACCGGCGCTGCCCCGACGGCTCCTCGTCGACCTGGCGGCCCTGCTCGGGCTCGGCGCCGCTCTGCTCGTCACCTTCGTCGTCACCGGCCTCGCGTCCGACGCTCTCGCGTTCCTCGGCGTCGGCGGATGGGGCATGGTCCTGCCGCGGGTGCTCGGGGTGCTGCTCGCGCTCGCGACCGACTTCCTGGTGTTCCTCTGGGTGATCACCCGGCTGCCCCGGCGACACGTCGCGCTCCGGGGGGCCGTGCGGGCCGCGCTGCTCGGCGCCGTCGGCTTCGAGGTCCTCAAGCAGGTCATGACGGTCTA contains these protein-coding regions:
- a CDS encoding AI-2E family transporter, whose protein sequence is MVVPQPVPVQAGAASPGDDTAGAVSGGSSGRYPRASSILLGLAAAVVIAVGMSVLRGILAPTLLTLVLTICAAPVRVRLRARGVPRGIATTAVALVVFAVLAAFVYALMIALIEFIAMLPTYSEQFARIGSLVARWLEGLGIGQEQIQAAVAGADPRNVVGTVAGALGGVLDLTGALVIVLTMMILMASDSSYTRVIFGQLAAVDPDLVGAMETYTSNVRRYMVVTTALGIVQGTLNTIALAVLGVPAALLWGLLAFLCSYIPNVGYFVALVPPLLFGFLVGGWPTAIAVLVVYAVINGLVQSIIQPRVVGQAVSLSQTLTLFSVLFWAVVIGPIGAILAVPLTLLVKAVLVDGDPRARRWRPLLGPTAETRALLRAEIAQERADRAARSATVGPHAAEEGGSGRWGSATGHERL
- a CDS encoding GAP family protein, encoding MSIEVVLLALTAVVRPTSAAVVVAILSTGRPRRLLTAYVLSGLAFSLAVGALVLLIVQHVGPARAATARPVVDVVLGLLLLGCAGADRIGYVPSHDPGPAGSPRWLQRRLDRLSPSGAATLGVFLHLPGVVYLAALNAIAGYAPGTVSDVVQLSIYNAFRLGVPLVALVLSTYRLTATRDSLARATSWSMRHRRGLVVAFCGTLGAYLLLTGAVDLARGR
- a CDS encoding M48 family metallopeptidase, which produces MSSTHDQPVGREDLGHPNGRPEGTLEVPARSRRDAATEPPQARVAAAAPPPGRLRHPAEVPFFLFMVVLNVVIVVAILQAAIFLPFLPESLRESGWALAVRSALIGLLLLVPVLVVVRETQRASVRGNAVALSPSQFPDLYETAEGFAAALGLKRRPDIFLMNGNGALNAFAAQATGHDYVVLSNELFANLWNDNRDGLRFILGHEMGHVRLHHVALWYQIAVAYSERIPLLGPALSRLREYSCDRHGAYLSPGGATGLVLLASGRYTENDVHLDELVEQGRRLHGFWVGLAQLPMTHPYTVRRLERLYGVGLFGADAKRPA
- the yhjD gene encoding inner membrane protein YhjD, producing the protein MTATTNGRPGGRPDGDTTVVQRLRTRYRSLDHLLRAGVRYTQHHGDHYAAAVTFFSVLSLVPLLMIGVAIAGYVLHLDPALLGEVRRAITSAAPPGLAGPINEIIDQAVAQRNVVAGVGLLAALYSGIGWTSNLRDALSEQWAQPPDPPALPRRLLVDLAALLGLGAALLVTFVVTGLASDALAFLGVGGWGMVLPRVLGVLLALATDFLVFLWVITRLPRRHVALRGAVRAALLGAVGFEVLKQVMTVYLGLVTGSPSGAVFGSTLGLLIFIFFASRWVLFVTAWAATGRQEEQEPVVPVPAPAVIRSEVVVRSGPDGRTTAGLLGAGAVAGVLGMRALHRDRT